In one window of Lewinella sp. 4G2 DNA:
- a CDS encoding SLBB domain-containing protein, with the protein MMIRVFLLFFTLLALAPAAAQTPAIDGRAALLTELETRNVDVAELRRRLQTEGIELDALTNEQLVAARPQIEGIIREIQLEREAAAPAPEVQVTTTENGDGEGTKETSVEIVEVTQEELPESAIYGHDIFRNKSLRVYQAGENITAPDNYPLQTGDELAVTIFGASQSNFLLTVGDDGFVTFPNGLKLTLEGVTINQAKGLLERRLRQFYTFQRGQLSIIVQRTRAVAVNIFGEVESNGTYSLSSVNTAFNALVAAGGPTENGTVRNIQVIDGGNTTVIDVYDFLRNPQPSAEIFLRNGMTIFVPPSGILVELEGGVRRPLFYEMRPEEGISDLITFAGGATARAETGAIRVTRYTNGTLKTINVDLQQNPGFRLQDGDRVIVPQVENPLDEFVSVEGAVLLEGRFAYEENLTIGNLVENARLRPGARRDVAFVYRAQDDGTFALQKLNLSDGSPDLNISVRKGDRLRILTQASFLDGGEVSIAGAVRAVDTIAYPIDGGLNLEELILLSGGLQRNAADEVIVVRTPPENREERQYLRLSLTEDQQFELLPGDAVTVYSRERFTDPFEVKLGGAVRDPGTYRYDPSLGLDDLFVLAGGFTPAAALDKIDVFRLKTFDNEATQTLTTTLVVDSTFNILSSSDPDFILQPYDVLVVRRIPGFEPIRTVEVQGQVQYPGEYAIDVANMRLTDLIAKAGGITPDAFPPGGTLFRRDAQIGLIVIQLDEALSNSNIASNIVLKDGDILTVPRARDLVRINTQNTKANSIYIDSLLRRDRINIAYDGKKDAKWYVENYAAGYADDAWKRSTVVEYPNGEVKATKRFLFFNNYPDIRPGSIISVSERPERKKRERRVRTEPREKVDWGKFARDTIAIATSTISLILLVDRLD; encoded by the coding sequence ATGATGATCAGAGTTTTCCTATTGTTTTTTACCCTACTCGCTTTGGCACCTGCGGCAGCGCAAACTCCGGCGATTGATGGGCGTGCTGCGCTCCTGACTGAGTTAGAAACGCGCAATGTGGACGTAGCGGAGCTTCGCCGGCGACTGCAGACGGAAGGAATTGAGTTGGACGCATTAACTAATGAACAATTAGTGGCAGCCAGACCGCAAATTGAGGGGATCATTCGGGAGATCCAGCTAGAGCGAGAAGCTGCGGCGCCGGCCCCGGAAGTCCAGGTGACTACCACCGAGAATGGTGATGGCGAGGGCACGAAGGAAACTAGCGTTGAAATAGTGGAGGTTACCCAGGAGGAGTTACCGGAAAGTGCTATTTACGGGCATGATATTTTTCGCAATAAAAGCCTGCGGGTTTATCAAGCTGGAGAAAATATAACCGCCCCGGACAATTATCCCCTACAAACGGGAGATGAATTGGCCGTGACCATCTTTGGAGCCAGCCAATCTAACTTCCTGCTCACCGTTGGGGATGATGGCTTTGTCACTTTCCCGAATGGGCTTAAGCTTACTCTGGAAGGAGTGACCATCAACCAGGCGAAGGGACTGCTCGAACGAAGATTACGGCAGTTCTACACTTTTCAGCGGGGGCAGCTAAGTATTATCGTCCAGCGTACGCGCGCCGTTGCGGTAAATATATTTGGCGAAGTGGAGAGTAACGGCACGTACTCGTTGTCATCAGTAAATACCGCTTTTAATGCCCTTGTAGCCGCCGGCGGGCCAACAGAAAACGGTACGGTGAGGAACATTCAGGTCATCGATGGCGGCAACACAACCGTAATTGACGTTTACGATTTTTTGCGAAATCCCCAGCCCTCCGCCGAGATTTTCCTGCGAAACGGAATGACCATCTTCGTACCACCATCGGGGATACTGGTCGAACTTGAAGGCGGCGTCCGTCGCCCACTTTTCTATGAAATGCGGCCGGAAGAAGGGATAAGTGACCTAATTACTTTTGCTGGTGGGGCCACCGCCAGAGCGGAGACGGGAGCCATTCGAGTGACACGGTACACGAACGGAACGCTGAAAACGATCAACGTTGATCTGCAGCAAAACCCAGGGTTTCGGCTGCAAGATGGTGACAGAGTCATCGTCCCACAAGTAGAAAACCCACTTGATGAGTTTGTGTCGGTAGAGGGTGCTGTCCTGCTAGAAGGCCGTTTTGCCTACGAAGAAAATTTGACTATCGGCAATTTGGTCGAAAACGCTCGTTTACGCCCCGGAGCGCGCCGTGATGTGGCCTTCGTCTACCGTGCACAGGATGATGGCACGTTTGCACTACAAAAACTAAACCTTTCGGATGGCTCACCCGATCTTAATATTAGCGTGAGGAAGGGAGACCGCTTACGCATCCTTACCCAAGCGTCCTTTTTGGACGGAGGGGAGGTAAGCATTGCCGGTGCCGTACGCGCGGTGGATACCATTGCCTACCCAATCGATGGTGGCCTGAACTTAGAAGAATTAATCCTATTGAGTGGTGGGCTACAGCGAAATGCTGCCGATGAGGTCATCGTCGTCCGTACCCCACCCGAGAATAGGGAGGAGCGGCAGTACCTCCGCCTTTCTCTCACTGAAGACCAACAATTTGAGCTACTCCCGGGTGATGCCGTGACGGTATATAGCCGCGAGCGCTTTACCGATCCATTTGAAGTGAAACTGGGTGGGGCGGTACGCGACCCGGGTACTTACCGATACGATCCATCTCTGGGATTGGACGATCTATTTGTACTGGCGGGTGGCTTTACTCCCGCCGCGGCACTGGATAAGATTGACGTCTTTAGACTGAAAACTTTCGACAATGAGGCGACGCAGACACTGACGACCACGCTGGTGGTGGATTCTACCTTTAATATCCTAAGTAGTTCTGATCCTGATTTTATTTTGCAGCCCTACGATGTGCTGGTGGTCCGTAGGATTCCAGGTTTTGAGCCCATCCGTACGGTTGAGGTACAAGGGCAAGTTCAGTACCCCGGGGAGTACGCCATTGACGTTGCCAATATGCGGTTGACGGATCTAATTGCAAAGGCTGGAGGTATAACACCCGACGCTTTTCCTCCCGGAGGTACGCTTTTCCGTCGAGATGCTCAGATAGGCCTGATTGTCATCCAGCTAGATGAAGCCTTGAGCAATTCTAACATTGCTTCCAATATCGTGCTAAAGGACGGTGATATTTTGACCGTTCCCCGTGCCAGGGATTTGGTAAGGATCAACACGCAGAATACAAAGGCCAATAGTATTTATATCGATTCGCTGTTGCGACGCGACCGGATCAATATTGCTTATGACGGCAAGAAGGATGCGAAGTGGTACGTGGAGAACTATGCAGCCGGCTACGCGGATGATGCCTGGAAGCGGTCTACGGTAGTAGAATATCCAAATGGTGAGGTCAAGGCCACCAAGCGATTCTTGTTCTTTAACAACTATCCGGATATCCGCCCTGGTTCCATTATTTCCGTTTCGGAGCGGCCGGAGCGCAAGAAAAGGGAGCGGCGCGTCCGCACTGAGCCACGCGAAAAGGTGGATTGGGGCAAATTTGCCCGTGATACGATCGCTATTGCTACGAGTACAATCAGCTTGATCCTGCTGGTTGATCGCTTGGATTAG
- a CDS encoding nucleotide sugar dehydrogenase, producing MHFNKGTTSTEMTPQRLQDLLDRKSAVSVIGLGYVGLPLALELAKKFRVVGFDISAPRVEMMRNRQDPSEELEPEAFDNKDILFSSDPADLADATFHIVAVPTPVDESRTPNLKPLLGASATVGKVLKKGDIAVFESTVYPGCTEEDCVPILEKESGLTYLKDFGVGYSPERINPGDKEHTVANILKIVSGSDPETLRIVSGVYGEVITAGLYEAKTIKVAEAAKVIENSQRDVNISFVNELSVIFSKMGIDTQDVLEAAGTKWNFLPFRPGLVGGHCISVDPYYLLHKSVKLGYDPQVIASGRRVNDQMPGFIAKELVQHLLKVDKNPNQSKVLMLGVTFKENVSDIRNSKVVDVVRELMDYGVNVHLYDPYANPNEVAHEYGLTMVDEIGKNYDAIVVAVAHDEFKGHDLSFFRGISNGNLMLFDLKGIYSRDELTQGETIWRL from the coding sequence ATGCATTTCAATAAAGGAACCACCTCCACCGAAATGACCCCGCAGCGCTTGCAGGACCTGCTTGACAGGAAGTCCGCCGTATCGGTCATTGGTCTTGGCTACGTTGGTTTGCCCCTGGCGCTAGAGTTGGCGAAGAAATTCCGCGTAGTCGGCTTTGATATATCGGCCCCCCGGGTAGAAATGATGCGGAACCGGCAGGACCCCAGTGAAGAGCTAGAACCGGAGGCTTTTGATAATAAGGACATCCTTTTTAGTTCGGACCCCGCAGACCTGGCGGATGCTACCTTCCATATTGTGGCCGTGCCCACGCCGGTAGATGAAAGCCGGACGCCCAACCTCAAGCCTCTACTCGGTGCCTCGGCAACGGTGGGCAAGGTTTTGAAGAAGGGGGATATCGCCGTTTTCGAATCCACCGTTTACCCCGGTTGCACGGAGGAGGATTGCGTCCCGATCCTCGAAAAAGAGAGTGGCCTAACCTACCTGAAGGACTTTGGGGTGGGATACTCTCCTGAAAGAATCAATCCGGGAGATAAAGAACACACGGTAGCCAATATCTTAAAAATTGTGAGTGGGAGTGACCCCGAAACACTCCGGATCGTATCGGGTGTTTATGGCGAGGTCATTACCGCCGGCCTCTACGAGGCCAAGACCATTAAGGTAGCGGAAGCAGCCAAGGTGATTGAGAACAGCCAACGGGACGTGAACATCAGTTTCGTCAACGAGCTCAGCGTCATCTTCAGTAAAATGGGAATCGATACCCAGGACGTGCTGGAGGCAGCCGGCACCAAGTGGAATTTCCTTCCATTCCGGCCCGGTCTGGTGGGTGGCCACTGTATCAGCGTAGACCCGTACTACCTATTGCATAAGAGCGTGAAACTGGGGTACGATCCCCAAGTCATTGCCAGTGGCCGCCGGGTGAACGACCAGATGCCGGGGTTTATCGCCAAAGAATTGGTACAGCACCTGCTGAAGGTCGATAAAAACCCTAACCAAAGCAAGGTCCTTATGCTGGGGGTCACCTTCAAGGAAAACGTTTCCGATATCCGGAACTCGAAAGTAGTGGACGTCGTACGGGAGCTCATGGATTACGGGGTGAACGTGCATTTGTACGACCCTTACGCCAACCCGAACGAGGTTGCCCACGAATATGGTTTGACGATGGTGGATGAGATTGGTAAAAATTATGACGCCATCGTCGTAGCCGTGGCGCACGATGAGTTTAAAGGCCACGACCTGTCCTTTTTCAGGGGAATCAGCAACGGTAATTTGATGCTGTTCGACCTAAAGGGTATCTACTCCCGGGATGAGTTGACCCAGGGGGAAACCATTTGGCGGCTGTAG
- a CDS encoding UDP-glucuronic acid decarboxylase family protein has translation MKRVLITGAAGFLGSHLSDRFLAEGYEVIGMDNLLTGSMDNIAHLMPREDFTFYHHDVSKFVHVPGELDYILHFASPASPIDYLKMPIQTLKVGSLGTHNLLGLAKAKGARMLIASTSEVYGDPLVHPQREDYWGNVNPVGPRGVYDEAKRFQEAMTMAYHTYHGLETRIVRIFNTYGPRMRINDGRVLPAFISQAIRGEGLTVFGDGSQTRSFCYVDDLVEGIYRLLLSDYPQPVNIGNSDEITIMDFAKEILELVGNKAAYLDHRPLPVDDPKKRRPDASLAKKVLDWEPTVSRAEGLRRTLPYFLEAVK, from the coding sequence ATGAAAAGAGTTCTCATCACCGGTGCGGCCGGTTTTCTGGGTTCCCACCTGTCGGATCGCTTCCTCGCCGAAGGCTACGAGGTAATCGGAATGGACAATTTGCTGACGGGATCGATGGACAACATCGCCCACCTGATGCCACGCGAGGACTTCACCTTTTACCACCATGACGTCAGTAAGTTCGTGCACGTACCGGGTGAGTTGGACTACATCCTCCACTTCGCGTCTCCCGCCAGCCCGATTGACTACCTGAAGATGCCCATCCAAACCTTGAAGGTAGGGAGCCTCGGCACCCACAATCTGCTGGGACTGGCTAAAGCGAAGGGCGCCCGGATGCTCATCGCCAGTACGAGTGAGGTGTACGGCGACCCGCTCGTCCACCCCCAACGGGAGGACTACTGGGGCAACGTTAACCCCGTTGGCCCACGGGGTGTATACGACGAAGCCAAGCGGTTCCAGGAAGCGATGACGATGGCTTACCATACCTACCACGGTTTGGAGACCCGGATCGTCCGCATCTTTAATACCTACGGCCCGCGGATGCGCATCAACGATGGCCGGGTACTGCCCGCTTTCATTAGCCAGGCCATTCGTGGTGAAGGCCTTACGGTGTTTGGGGACGGGAGTCAAACACGGTCCTTTTGCTACGTGGATGACCTCGTTGAAGGCATCTACCGGTTACTGCTGAGTGACTACCCCCAGCCGGTCAACATTGGTAACAGTGACGAGATCACCATCATGGACTTTGCCAAAGAGATCCTTGAACTCGTAGGGAATAAAGCCGCTTACCTCGACCACCGTCCACTGCCGGTAGATGATCCTAAAAAGCGCCGCCCGGATGCGAGTCTGGCGAAAAAGGTGCTGGACTGGGAGCCCACCGTCAGCCGGGCGGAGGGCCTTCGGCGGACGTTACCTTATTTTTTGGAGGCCGTCAAATAG